The following are from one region of the Dreissena polymorpha isolate Duluth1 chromosome 2, UMN_Dpol_1.0, whole genome shotgun sequence genome:
- the LOC127868479 gene encoding short-chain collagen C4-like isoform X1 gives MFVTSAVCVLVFLYVTSVACRADREPECSRFHYEEQLLEKMVRMEFNMERLQQRLDSVSEVVAKLEGIRKQLTDSTRLTEEVKDQVGSVYTRWGRDSCPKGATFIYDGFVAGSYYTHTGSGVNYLCLSKEPIWANGNPTASSVGIIHGSEYETSSANIWTHLQDNEVPCTACTSRGPTMMIPGRNICYEGWKLEYHGYLMTSYHGHAGSKKFICVDSEATVAKESNSGNQEGALLYFVKAACGALKCPPYDGNKLITCAVCSQTK, from the exons atgtttgtaacaagcGCAGTTTGTGTATTGGTATTTTTGTACGTAACCTCGGTGGCGTGCAGGGCTGACCGGGAACCAGAGTGCTCCCGGTTCCATTACGAGGAACAACTCCTTGAAAAGATGGTCCGGATGGAATTTAACATGGAGCGCCTACAGCAACGACTTGACAGTGTTTCGGAGGTAGTCGCAAAATTGGAAGGAATAAGAAAACAGCTAACAG ACAGTACCCGATTAACGGAGGAAGTGAAAGATCAAGTTGGATCCGTGTATACCCGCTGGGGCCGAGATTCATGTCCTAAAGGGGCTACGTTCATCTATGACGGATTTGTGGCAGGTTCCTATTATACTCACACAGGAAGTGGCGTGAACTATCTATGTCTATCCAAGGAACCAATCTGGGCTAACGGAAATCCAACGGCATCTAGCGTTGGTATAATACATGGTTCAGAATACGAGACCTCGTCGGCAAATATCTGGACGCATCTCCAAGACAACGAGGTTCCTTGTACAGCGTGTACATCCAGAGGACCGACTATGATGATCCCAGGAAGAAATATTTGCTACGAAGGATGGAAACTTGAGTACCACGGATACCTGATGACATCGTATCACGGTCACGCCGGCAGCAAAAAATTTATCTGCGTAGATTCAGAAGCGACGGTTGCAAAAGAGAGCAATTCTGGAAACCAGGAAGGAGCCTTGCTGTATTTTGTGAAGGCTGCGTGCGGTGCACTTAAGTGCCCACCGTACGACGGAAATAAACTCATCACGTGCGCGGTCTGTTCTCAAACTAAATAA